One Mycobacterium sp. SMC-4 DNA window includes the following coding sequences:
- a CDS encoding histidine phosphatase family protein, with the protein MTGTVRTLLLLRHAKSDYPDGVTDHDRPLAPRGVREGALAGDWIRAHVPPVDAVLCSTAQRTRQTLERTGIDAPVRYAARVYDATPGIVLDEINSAEAHFGADPATLLVVGHEPVMSSLALGLAGDSDSEAARQIAAKFPTSSVAVLRTETPWAGLELGGAELVAFHTAR; encoded by the coding sequence ATGACCGGTACTGTCCGCACGTTGCTGCTGCTGCGCCATGCCAAGTCCGACTACCCGGACGGGGTGACCGACCACGACCGACCGTTGGCGCCCCGCGGGGTGCGCGAGGGTGCCCTGGCCGGCGACTGGATCAGGGCGCACGTTCCACCGGTCGACGCGGTGTTGTGCTCGACGGCGCAGCGCACCCGTCAGACGTTGGAACGCACCGGCATCGACGCCCCGGTCCGCTATGCGGCGCGGGTGTACGACGCCACACCGGGCATCGTGCTCGACGAGATCAACAGCGCCGAAGCGCATTTCGGCGCAGACCCGGCCACACTGCTGGTGGTGGGACACGAACCGGTGATGTCCTCGCTGGCGCTGGGCCTGGCCGGCGACAGCGATTCGGAGGCGGCGCGGCAGATCGCGGCGAAGTTCCCCACGTCGTCGGTGGCGGTGCTGCGCACCGAGACGCCCTGGGCCGGGCTGGAACTCGGGGGCGCGGAGCTGGTGGCGTTCCACACCGCCCGC